The Aptenodytes patagonicus chromosome 22, bAptPat1.pri.cur, whole genome shotgun sequence genome contains the following window.
ctaaggcaaaaaaaaaaggcaagcagctgAAGACCAGTTGTCAACACGATTAAAATTAGTACAATATTAAAAGATAGGGTGAAAAAAATTGCTAATCCCCTGGATTTAGAAATTAGGAGTGGGATTAAGAAGTAACCTCCTAAACAGCTAGCTGGACACTGGTTTGTAGGTGTCACTTTGATTCTAGCATTTGCCAGGGCTGTGTTGCTTCTCTCTGGCTGTATAAAGAGCCTTAAAATGGGGATAAACTTCATGGGCATTTACTGCAAAGGACCTCTTCCGCAGCAGCGGGTACTCCAGAGCCAAATCTGCATCTATGAACGTATGTGGAAGGGCCAAGCTCAAGGCCAAAACCTGAAGCaagctgccttgctgcagctgtATGCAAGTAAGCAGGTTGGATGTTGCAAAGCAGGGGTGTTGCAGCAAGACTAGTCTAACGAGAGTTACACAGAAACAATTTGTCATTATTGGGTCAAGCTCTGTTTTTATGAGCTGCCttgtaaaaagcttttaaaaatcaagacagcTTGCCTGATGCCAACTCAATCTACCTGAATGCCCAGCTTCATGCTCCTCAGGACCAGAGGAAAATGCAAGTTTATATTTAATCCCCTAATCATGCTGACAAACTGCTTCCCCTTACTGGGCAGGAGCCCAATGATTACAGAAAGTGTGATGTGGTTGAGCTCCAGACTGCAATCCAGAGCTGTCACCACAGGGCCAGAATGGAAGGCAAGGACCAAAATTTCCTGAGCTTCAGAAAATCTGCAAATATTAATGAAGCTGAtacctcctccctccctcagTCCCCCCCCAAAGAATAGCTGCCTGGCCAAGAGCCAAATAACACACCAGTCAGAGGGATCACTACAGATGTATTTCAAGAAAGTCTGAACCAAAACTCTGAATCTGAGCACACTGTATCTTTCATGGGGGAAGCAGACAAGTGACAGCCCTACAGTTGACAGCAGCCGTCACTAGAGTTGTAAGAGGAAAATGACATTTAGCATAAACATAGTGGTAAGGGATAGATATGAAAGAGGCTTGGCTCACTGCTTCCTCCTACTCTCCTAGCATCCTGTGCTGCAGAGAATGTCACTGTGGTGTATGGAATGGAGGGGGGCACCATTTCTGTCAACTGCACTTATAACCCCTGGCAGCAGCGGTGGAGAGAAAAGAGCTGGTGCAAGCAGATCGATGAGACCAAGTGCCAACATGTGGTGAGCGCCCGACGCTTCTGGCTGCCATTCCTAAAGAACAGGAATGGCACCATCTCCATCAGTGACAATGTCCGTGAGGGGGTCCTGACGGTGACCATGAAGCGACTCAAGAAGCAGGATGCTGGATTGTACCAGTGCAAAACTGACTACCTGGGGGAAACAAAGAGCTTAGGGAAGGTGCAAGTGGAAGTGCTGACAGGTACGTCCTGGGGCTCCGAGTTTCATGAGTTCCTGAGTTGCTACTTAAATTTCACGTGTGTCTGCAGATGCCAAGGCCTCACTTTAGTAAACATCTACTTTTGTCTTACTCTAAGGAGGTACATGACCTCACTGTTACAGGACTTCTAACACGTCATCCCCTTATTGCTGCCCAGATTAAGCTCCTAGCACAGGGCCCAGTGCCCAATCTCACCTTGGTTATCTATGCCTAGCTGGGCCACTGGTGTTGGTGTCACCAATGAATATCACCCAGAAACATCTGCAGGCTAAACTGTTCTGTTTCTATCATCAGCTGTCCTGGAGACCCAAATGCCAGAGGAGCCTAGTGCTGTGCAGAGCATCTCCAGGTAAGCCATAAAACTCCTCATGCTGTGATCTCTAGTCTTCCTCAGACTAAAGCAGATCAGCATCAGCAACCCCATTTGAACCTGAGAGGCATACCACCACAGGCATATTCTCTACCTCTTCCTAATCCATGACAATTctcagagctgctgtgtggtTTCTAAACAGCAGCTTTATCTTAATCCAGAAAATGCAGTGCTTCAGTGCCAAGCAAAACAACTCCTGCAGATCATAATTTATCCGTATGCGAGATCTTGCAGTTAAAACCTATTATAGTTGTTCTAACCTCCCAGGCTCTGTTTTGCACAGGCAGGGATTGTCTGTTGCAGGAGATGTTACCATCTTCACATTGTATACTACAAGAGTTTCTTTAGAGGTTGAACCATCCCCTTCATGGCTAAGCTTTATTGTTGTATTTATGGTTCCCCATAGCATCCCTCCTGAAGCTGATTTCACTGTCTTCTATTTCATTGCTGGATTCCTGGTTACTAAGTTCATGGTGGCTGTGCTGATCTTTATAATTGGCAACAGTAGGAAGAACCGAGAACCAGAGCAGGAGAACCCAAACTTGAATGAGCAGCAGGTCCTCCCTTTCACTGGTGACCTTGCACATGATGGAATCAGCCCCTCCTGGGAGAGCACTGCTTAGACCTAAACCAAAGGGAATCCCCAGGGAAATGAACATCAAGCATTTGCAGGCAAAGCTTTGCCACCTGCCGTAAGAAAAGGATTGCCTACTAAACACAGGTATTGAACCTATCACGCTAGGGAGGGAATGTCACCATCTACCACCCCTTCTCATTGGTGCTGACCAACTTTTTCCAACACAACTGAACTGAAAAGATGCTGCCAGTAACACCTGAACCTAATGGAAGAGGATGGGATCGAGGGCCAGGGGGAAAGGAGGAATATGAATTCTTTCTGTCAAGAGATCCAGCACAGACTTACCTATGTGCAGAGATGCTTCCCCAAGCATGGTAAAGGTGAGAGAGCTCTGCTCAGTTTTCCCCCCAGCTCATTGCTAGGCCAGAAAAAACTTTGCTGCTCTGTACAGCTACTGGCAAATGCTTTGTTATAAATGAAACTACTGATACACCAGCGAACATAAATAGAAGTTCAGGTAACACATCTCAACGACCATGTGTTGAGCAACTCACAGACACATCCACATAATGTAAAAATGGAAAGACATGGTTCTGTCTCAAATCTCCAAGAAACTTCTCCTGATGCATTGAAGATCAGTGTTAAAGAACTAATAGCTTTTTTCAAGGTGTCCTACATGTCTCTACAAAATGCTCGAATACTTCCCCCAAAAGCATGAAATATAACCAGAACTAGATGGTTTGTATTGAAAGCTAATATTATTATTTGTCTAGAAATCAGCTTTTTAACTGAGATTCCATGCTCTAAAGACTGAAGCTTTTGACACACTTTTGGTAACGCAATGCTCTGCTATCATCTCCAGTCACTGCCAGTAGCTGCACCACACCACCAGGCAGAGTTATTCCAGATATTCACCCCCAGTATCATTCCACCAGGGTCTGAACTGAGACCCATCAACTTCATGTCGTCTCGGAGCAGTGCCAGGTGAGAGAGTCTGTCTTTCCAAGGTGATGAAGACTAGCTCCCAAAAATTGCCTTGGACAGTGTGGATCCTTGGTGAACAGTCACTATGGAAAGGCGTAAGGAACTACAGAACATAACAGAAAGGGATGTGAAGACTATATGCAGCTCTGAGCCTGCTTCCTCATTTCTCAAATGATTTTGTGAACCAAGAATGAACTGTCTCTCTgtatttcttcctgtattttttctaCCCTCTCAAGGGGATGTTACCAACATGTGATCATTGTTCATCGCTCCCCAAAGTGAAGCTGCATTTAGCTCTCCCAGGAAGACCCCAAACCTAAGGGCATTCACACTTCTTTTCCCTGCACTGCCTGAAAAGCTTAATAAAATCAAACTGATTATCTGACTTGGTGTGGATTCATGATAAAGAGCTGCAGTACACCAGATCACAATACATCACCCAGAGAAGAGGTAACACTTAGAACATGCTGGTGTGTTTATAATGTATGGAAATGCTCTAAGCCAGCTGGGCAATCCAGCCAGCTCCACTTAGCACCATGCAGAAACAGCAGCTCAGATCCCAAAACCAGATCAGGCTATGTACGGTTGTGCTCTGTCTAAACTGATTTCCTCTATTTCCAGAGGGTAAATTAGCCCATACACAGTTGCACACCACTGCAGCTGCACTAACACAAACCTAGCTTCAGTATTCCTGGATGGTACTGTGGTGCCCAGCTAGACGTGCTATAAAACAAGGGAATCACAGCTCTAACCAGGAGATCTAGGTCCTAGTTCCAGCTCCAACCTGTTGAGAGACCTCAGGCAGGGCCATCCACTGCCTCTGTGATGGCACAGTGATGATTCTCCACCAGTACACAAGGGTTTTGGGAACGAGAGATATAAAACTTGCATGTAAGTGCAAAGCAACAGTAAG
Protein-coding sequences here:
- the LOC143170011 gene encoding LOW QUALITY PROTEIN: triggering receptor expressed on myeloid cells 2-like (The sequence of the model RefSeq protein was modified relative to this genomic sequence to represent the inferred CDS: deleted 2 bases in 2 codons; substituted 1 base at 1 genomic stop codon), which translates into the protein MQDEKDAKFLCSFLPAEQGGGKSSCSXARALFTFLQTPLLSLLCSTDMEKLMHLIFLVFLSASCAAENVTVVYGMEGGTISVNCTYNPWQQRWREKSWCKQIDETKCQHVVSARRFWLPFLKNRNGTISISDNVREGVLTVTMKRLKKQDAGLYQCKTDYLGETKSLGKVQVEVLTAVLETQMPEEPSAVQSISSIPPEADFTVFYFIAGFLVTKFMVAVLIFIIGNSRKNREPEQENPNLNEQQVLPFTGDLAHDGISPSWESTA